A region of the Massilia sp. erpn genome:
ATGGTATCCGCACGTGCTGATCGTCTCCACCCTGTGGCCGGACGGCCCGCAGCGCACCAGGAACGTGGTCGAGTTCTACTATCCGGAGGAAATCGTGCTGTTCGAGCGCGAATTCATCGAAGCCGAGCGGGCCGCCTACATGGAAACCTGCATCGAGGACGATGAAATCGGCCAGCGCATGGATGCCGGACGGCGCATCCTGATGCAGCGCGGCGAGAACGACGCCGGGCCGTACCAGTCGCCGATGGAAGACGGCATGCAGCACTTCCACGAGTGGTACCGCAGCAAACTGGACGTTTAAGAGTGGTCAGGTAGGACGGCCGCCCGGCGGCAGTAGAACAGGAATACGATGCAATCGCTTTGGATGTTATTTGCCAGTTTCATGTTTGCCGCCATGGGCGTCTGCGTCAAACTGGCTTCCGAAACCTTCTCCACCTCGGAGATCGTGATGTACCGGGGACTGATCGGCACCACGGTCCTGTTCTGCATGATGCGGGCGCAAGGCGCCAGCTTCCGCACCACCATGCCGCTGGCCCACTTGTGGCGCGGCGTGGTGGGCGTAGTCTCGCTCTGGCTGTGGTTTTACGCCATCGCGCGCCTGCCGCTCGCCACCGCCATGACTCTCAATTACATGGCACCGATCTGGATCGCCGTCTGGCTCTTCCTGCATGGCTGGTGGCACGCCAAGAACCATATCGAATGGCCGCTGATCGGCGCCGTCTTCATGAGCTTTATCGGCGTCACCCTGCTGCTGCAGCCGGCCTTCCACTCCAACCAGTTGTTCGAGGCGATGCTCGCGCTGTCGTCCAGCGTACTGTCGGCCATGGCCTATATGCAGGTGCGCAAGCTGGGCCTGGCGGGCGAGCCGGAATCGCGCGTAGTCTTCTTCTTCTCCATCACCAATTTCGTGGCCGGCCTGGTGGGCCACTTCGTGGAATCCGGCAGCAGCCCCGTGGTCTGGCATTCGCCGGCCAACGCCAAAGGCGCCCTGCTCCTGCTGGGTATCGGCCTGTGCGCCACCGCCGCGCAGGTGGCGATGACGCGCGCCTACCGCCTCGGCAACACCCTGGTGGTCGCCAATCTGCAATACAGCGGCATCGTGTTTTCCAGCTTCTGGGGCATCCTGGTCTTCAGCGACGTGTTCAACTGGCATAGCTGGGCGGGCATCGGCATCATCCTGCTCTCGGGAATGGCCGCAACGTTCTACAATACGCGCAATACTGAACGCGGCAAGGCCATCGCCAAAACCGACCCTATCGCAAGTGAAGTCTGAATCCAAGGATAAGCTGCCATGCACACGACCCTGATTGACGCTTCCACCCTGTCCCAGCATCTGACCGACCCGCACTGGGTCATTCTCGACTGCCGGCACGATCTGATGAATCCCGCCTGGGGCCGCGAAGTCTTCGCCGCCGGCCATATCCAGAACGCGCAATTCGCCGGCATCGACGACGACCTGTCCGGTGCCAAGCAGGGCGCCGACGGCCAGTTCCGCGGCCGCCATCCGCTGCCGGAACGCGCCAGGCTGATTGAAACCTTGCGCGCCTGGGGCATCAATGACGATACCCAGGTCGTCGCCTACGACGCCCACGGCGGCATGTACGCGGCCCGCCTGTGGTGGCTGCTGCGCTGGGTCGGCCATCCGGCCGTCGCGGTGCTCGATGGCGGCCTCGCCTCCTGGCAGGCGCAAGGCCTGGCGCTGGTGACGCCCGCTGCATCCCGTGCGCCAGGCCATATCGCCGAACGCCCGACGCTGACGCGCACCGTGTCGGTGGATGAGGTGCTGGCAAATCTCGAAAACCGCCAGCAGACCGTGGTCGACGCCCGCGCCAACGACCGCTTCCGCGGCGAGAACGAAACCATCGACCCGGTGGGCGGCCACATTCCCGGCGCGCGCAACCGCTTCTTCAAGGACAATCTGCAAGCCGACGGCCGCTTCAAAAATGCCGAACAGCTCAAGCAGGACTTCGCCCCGCTGTTCGCATCGCCCGAAACGGCCATCATGCAATGCGGCTCCGGCGTCACGGCCTGCCACAACCTGCTGGCTCTGGAAGTGGCCGGCCTGCGCGGCGCCGCGCTGTATCCCGGCTCCTGGTCCGAGTGGTGCGCCGCCCCCACCCGCCCCGTCGCCACCGGCGCCTGAGCGTTAACGCTGCCGTTGCCGGCTCCAGCGCAGTATTCTGATTTCGGCGCTGACGAGCCGGTATTCAATGGCATGTCATGACCTTAAAGCGCTGGCCGACCAGCGCACGGCCAGTCTGATTGACCTAATCTGCTGGCTTGCCACGAGCTGCCAACAGCTTGCGGGTTGCCAGCATTACGTCCGTATGGGATTGGCTTTCGCCCCGACTGAATTCCTTATCAGAGCGTAGGCTCGCGCGGACGCTTTCCTCGCATTCGGCAAAACCATCGCGCAGCACGAAGCGCAGCATCGCCTTCGGCGTGCGCCCGGCCAGTTCCGCCAAGCGTTCCAGGCGCTTCTGATCAGCCCTGGAAAGGCTCAAGACAATATCCTGGGCGAATTCGCTATCGGTAGTCATCATGCTCTCTCAGTGAAGGCTTCAGCTTAGCATAGGGGAAGCGGTGCAAGATGCTGCATCCCATCCCCTTTAATACCAAGGCTGAGCTTCCGCCCACTTAGAACCCGCCTCTTCTCTTCATCAGTTCTGAGTTGCGGCGCCTGCAGCCGTTTTCAGCGGGCAGGCCAGAACTGGCGTCCAATTGGCAGAATCAGGCGCAAGCGAGGGCCAGCTTTCCGCTGGTCCGGGTGGCTCCTCGATATGGACAGCTTCTGCTCTGTTGCGCATGAGCTCGTTATACTTCTGCAATTTTTCAAGGGTCGGTATACGTCCCTCCCCGGCCATCACGCTGTATGTATCCTTCTGGTGCGCAAAATCGTAGACCCAGAAAGATGACAGTTGGATGCGCTGGTTATAGATCGCGCTCAGGAACTGATCGATCTTTTTGTCTGCATCGTATGAGACCTGTTTCCTCTTGGCTCCGAACTCCCCGAGGTAAAACGGGCGCTTGTCTTTGTGCGAGCGGGCCATAGCCGCCTCGAGAATATCCTCCAGTCCGCTGTCTTTCCTTCCGAAATAAGTCCCCTCTTGTTCCGGATACAAATGCATGGATAAGGTATTCCCCGAATCAGGTTCATTTTTCCTCAAGATCCAGCCAAATTCCGCTTCCGTATCTTTCCGATTTCCTTCGCTTTTAGGAAGATAGCGCAAGCTAAAGGCATTGGGATTAGGGACATTATTTCCGCTAAAAATCGGCGTACGTTTATCCCTGTCAGATATCTCTTTCGCAAAAAACTCAATGGCGGAGATCATATCTTGATGGGTAAAATTATCGGCCGGCGTCCATGGTGTGGCGCGGCCTTCGCGCGTCGGTAGGCAAGGGTAATTCTGGTATCCCCGCTGCAGGGTTAAATCCATGAAACTGCTACCCTCATTGGTAAATTCCCATCCCCACAATGCCGGGTGATCCTTGTGCTGATCAACCATCTCGTCAATGATCTTTTTCATAAGATCCCGAGTCTGGCTATCGCGCCCAATCGCAGAAGCGTGCTCGCCCGTTATCTCCAGCAATGCCGTCCAATTCCAGAACACATCCAGAATAACGCCTATGCCCAGATTATCCGCCTCCGTCATAAAGATGTTAAGGCGTCTATGAAATTCCCGCTTGGTTGCCTCATCCTTCAGGTAATCCGACTGGATAGTCTCTGGCCAGAAACCGATCGTGCTGATGCGGATAAATGGGATTTCATGTTTCTTGATAATCTGAAGACCTTTTTTCCAGCTTTCGTCTTTTTCATTTTTTGCATATCTGGTAAAGCCATCAAAATAATTGACACCAACTCCATAGAACGGCTTACCTTTATGCATGAACAGGCCATTTTCCACGACCAACGGCTCGGCAGATGCATTTAAAAAAACCAGTGACAGCATCGCGGCCAATACGCTTTTACTCAACCTCATTCGCCTCTCCAGGAAATAATGAATACGAAACGGATTATCAAACAAATATCACTATGGCAACAAGATATTTTTTGTACCCGGACTGTAGTCCGATACAAATCAGACATAATTTTTCAGATCCGGGCACCCTTTTCTCTCTAGTTTTCCATGCCGAGCTGACGACTTAATGTCTCCAGTTCCTCCCGCCAGATTCGCTGACGCGCCACTTTTTGGTGCTGAGGTTTGCGCGCCAGATCATCGGCCAGCAGTTGTTCCAACTCGCAAAAGCGGGCCAGCTGACTTTCCTCATCGCCCACTGCCGGTTCGCTTGCCGCCGCCAGTTGCATGCTTTGCGTGCCAGCGGTAGGCGACTCCCATCCCGCACCATCAGCCAAACAGCGGTAGGCCGATTCGGCATCCTGCCATTGCTCCAGGCGGCCTTCATGCACCACCCAGTAACGGTTGCAGGCTTGCTCGATCAGGTCGCGGTCGTGCGAGACCAGAAGGCAGCCGCCGGCGAAGCCTTGCAGCGCCGCCGCCAGTTGCTGCTTGCCTTCCATGTCGAGGTGATTGGTCGGCTCGTCGAGCAGCAGCAGGTGGTAGCAGGCCAGCGACAGGCCAAGGAACAGCAGGCGCGCGCGTTCGCCGCCGCTCAGGGTGTCCACCTTCTGGCCGTGACGGCTGTAGGGGAAACCTGCTGCAATCAGCGACTGGCGCCGTGCCGCATCGCTACGCGCCGCCACTTCCTCGGCCTGCGCGGCGAAGGGGTACAGCGCGTCGGACAGGCTGGCATTGCCGGCCAGCTGCTGCAGGTTCTGGTCGTAGTAGCCGATATTCGCGGCGGGATGGCTGCGCATGCCCGCCAGTTCGGTCTGCGAATTCAGCGCGGCCCAGCATTGGCGCAGCAGCGAGGATTTGCCGCTGCCGTTCGCGCCCAGCAGTGCCACGCGTTCGCCGGGACGGATCACCAGATGTTCGACTTCATACAGCACCGGCGCCGCCGGCGCGGGCCGCACCGGCAAGCCTTCCAGCGCCAGCAGCTGGTCCGCCGCCATCGCCTTGCCGCGCAGGCTCAGCGTCCAGGGCGCGCCTGCGCTGACGAAGGTCTGTTCCTCCTTCAGGCGTTCGACGCGCCGCTGCATGGTCTTGGCCTTGCGCGACAAGTCCTCGTTGTCATAAGTGCGGCCCCAGATGGCAAGGCGGTGGCTGCTGGCCTCGATGCGGTCGATCTCTTTCTGCTCGGCGCTGCGGCGCGCGGCATTGGCGGCATCCTGCTCGGCCAGCGCGGACAACGCCGGCCCGCAAGCCAGGTCGAAGCTGTACAGGCGCCGGTCGCGCAGCACCCAGGTCTTGCGCGTGGCGTTGTCCAGCAGGCGCTGGTCGTGCGAAACGAGGATGAAGGCGCCGCGCCAGCGCGACAGGAATTGCTCCAGCCACAGCAGCGACGGCAGATCGAGGTGGTTGCTTGGTTCATCTAACAGCAGCACGTTCGGCTCGTGCAGCAGGGCGCGCGCCAGCAGCAGGCGCGTATGCTGACCACCGGACAGGGATTTGACCGGCAGCTGCGCCGTGGCGCCGCTGATGCCCAGCTCCTCCAGCAGGCTGTCGATGCGCCACTGCTGCTCCGGCGCGTCGGCCAGCGCGGCTTGCAGGGCTTGATACAGGCTCAGCTCCGCCATTTCCGGCGGCAGATGCTGCTCGACATGCTGCAGGCGGCAGGCGCGCGCCATGTGGATCAGGCCCGCGCTGGCTTCGCGCGTGCCGGCCAAGAGGCCAAGCAAGGTGCTTTTGCCGCAGCCGTTATGGCCCACGAGGCCGATGCGGTCGCCCTGGCTGAGGGTAAAGGAAAGGTCTTGGAACAGCAAACCATGGTTCGCGTCCAGTTGCAGTGCATTGGTAGAGATAAGGGTAGTCATTGCTCTTGTCTTTCGTCGGGATGCAAGCATCCGCGTTAACAGGAGCGCTAACGATACGAGCCGTGAACTGACTCTATGGAAGGGAGTAAAGCTCTTGGCCTTGTTATCGCAGCGCGATGGAACGAGGGCAAGAGCGGCTCAGTGTGGAAAACTGGCGCGCGCTGAACAGAGCAGCAAGCGGGTTATGACTCATTTTTTACCTCCTTTCTTTTCTGTGCAAACCGATACAGCTTGCGGGTTAATGGCGGTGCGCCGTCAGGAACAGCACGATGCACACGCCCAGGGCGATCAGCAGCACCTGGGGAATCGTTTCGCGCAGGGTGGCGCGGCGCTGCATCTGCGGCATCAGGTCGCTGACGGCGATATAGATAAACCCGGACGACGCGAACACCAGCACATACGGTATCAGATTGCTGGCGCGGTCCAGGGTATAGTAGCCCAGCAGGCCGCCGGCCACGGCCAGCAAGCTGCATAAGAGGTTGTACACATAGGCGCGCGCGCGCGAGAAGCCCGCGTTCAGCAACACGATGAAGTCGCCGATCTCCTGCGGAATCTCGTGCGCGATGATGGCCAGGCCGGTGACGATGCCCAGGCCCGGATCGGCCAGGAAGGCGGCGGCGATCAGGATGCCATCGGTGAAATTGTGCATGCCGTCGCCGACCAGGATCATCCAGCCCGCTTTGCCGGCTTCGCGCTTGTCGTGGCCATGGGCGTGGTGGTGGCCGTCGTGCTCATGGTGGTGCGAGTGGCGCAGGATGGCCAGTTTTTCCAGCATGAAGAAGGCCAGCAGGCCGCCCAGCAGGGTGGCGAACAGGGTGTGCGTATCGGCGCCGGATTCAAAGGCTTCGGGCAGGGCGTGCAGCAGGGACGTGGACAGCATGATGCCAACCGACAGGCTGACCATGCGCTCGACGACCTTGGACAGCAGCGTAAACGAGAAGATCGCCGCTGCCGAAATGCTGACTACGCCGGCGATGGTGGTCGCCAGCAGAATGGAAATAAGAGTTGGATCGATTTTGGAACCTCTTTGCCTTGCCCACCGCCTTGAACCCTAAAAAGCGGCGTAAACCGGACATTGTAACTCCCTGCCCGGTTTCCTGCTCATTCAGCCCATACTTCAGGCCACGCCATTGGCCTTGAACCAGGCCAGCGTGCGCTTCCAGCCGTCCTTCGCATCCGCCGCCACATAGCTGGGCCGGTAGTCGGCATGGAAGGCGTGGCCGGCGTCCGGATACACCACAAACACGGACTTGCTGCTGCCCTTGGCCAGCGCCGCCTTCATCTGCTCAATGGTTTCCAGCGGAATGCCCTGGTCCTTGGCGCCATACAGGCCAAGGATATTCGCTTTTATGCTCGCGGCCACGTCGACCGGATGCCTGGGATAGACGGCGTGGGTTTCCCCAGTCAGCCGCCCGTACCAGGCCACGCCGGCCTTGATTTTAGGATTGTGCGCCGCATACATCCAGGTGATGCGACCGCCCCAGCAAAAGCCCGTGATGGCCAGGCGATTGGTATCGCCGCCATTCTTCCCGGCCCACTCCACCACCGCATCCAGATCGGCGAAGACTTCGCTGTCCGGCGTTTTGGCGATGATGTTCTTGATCAGGTCCGCCACGTTCGGCGCGTTCTTCACGTCGCCATGGCGCACGAACAGCTCGGGCGCCAGCGCCAAATAGCCTTCCTTGGCAAAGCGGCGCGCCACGTCGGCAATATGCTCATGCACGCCGAAGATTTCGGAAACCACCAGCACCACCGGCAGACCGGTCTTGCCTGCAGGCTGGGCACGGTACACCGGCACCTCCGTCCCCGCCACTTTGACGGTAATGACGCCGGTCTCCAATCCCGCGCCGTCGGTCTTGATCACGTTCTGCGCCACCACCGGTAGCGCAGCCGCGGCGAAACCCGTGCCGACCGCCGCCTTGATGAAATCGCGCCGATCCATGCCTTCGGCCTCGCCGATCAGGCTTTGCGCGTCCTGATGAAAATCGTTCATTCCCACTTCCCTCCTCATGAGCGAAACAGAATATTAAAAATCAGTGCGCCTCGTCCCAGTTGCGGCCCACGCCCACTTCGGCCAGCAACGGCACCTTCAGCTCGGCCACGCCGGCCATCAGCTGCGGCAGCTTTTCCTTGACCAGGGCCAGTTCCGCGTCCGGCACTTCCAGCACAAGTTCATCGTGCACCTGCATGATCATGCGCGTCTTCAAGCCTTCTTTTTCCAGCCAGCCCTGCACCGCGATCATGGCCAGCTTGATCAGGTCCGCCGCCGTCCCCTGCATCGGCGCATTGATCGCCGCGCGTTCGGCCGCCTGGCGGCGCGGACCATTCGGCGAATTGATCTCGGGCAGCCACAGGCGGCGGCCGAAGACGGTTTCCACATAGCCTTTGGCCTTGGCTTGCAGGCGCGTGTCGTCCATATACTGCTTCACGCCGGAGAAGCGGGCGAAGTAGCGGTCGATATAGTTTTGCGCGGCAGCGCGGTCAATGCCCAGGTTCGAGGCCAGGCCGAAGGCGCTCATGCCGTAGATCAGGCCAAAGTTGATCACCTTGGCGTAGCGGCGCTGCTCGGCCTGCACCTCGGCCGGTGCGATGCCGAAGATTTCGGCGGCCGTGGCGCGGTGGATATCCTCCCCTTCCGCGAAGGCGCGCAGCATCGCTTCGTCGCCCGAGATATGGGCCATGATGCGCAGCTCGATCTGCGAATAGTCGGCCGAGACAATATGGCTGCCGGCGGGCGCCACAAAGGCTTCGCGGATGCGACGGCCTTCGGCGGTGCGGATCGGGATGTTCTGCAGGTTCGGATCGTTGGACGCCAGGCGGCCCGTCACCGCCACTGCCTGCGCATAGTTGGTATGCACGCGGCCCGTGGCGGCGTTGATCATCTTCGGCAGCTTGTCGGTATAGGTCGACTTGAGCTTGGCCATGCCGCGGTATTCCAGCAGGATTTTCGGCAGCGGATAGTCTTCGGCCAGCTTTTGCAGCACTTCCTCGTCGGTGGATGGCGCGCCGCTCGGGGTCTTTTTCACCACCGGCAGTTTCAGCTTCTGGAAGAAGATTTCGCCGATCTGCTTGGGCGAACCCAGATTGAAAGGCTGTTCGGCCAGTTCATACGCCTTCTGCTCCAGTTCCTGGATGCGCTTACCCAGCTCCAGCGACTGCGTATCCAGCAGGGCGGCGTCGATCAGCACGCCGTTGCGCTCGATCTTCTGCAGCACCACGGCGGTCGGCAGTTCGATGCTGTTGTAGACGCGGGTCAGGCCTTCGTCCACCGTGACCTGGCCGTGCATGGCCTGGTGCAGACGCAGCGTGATGTCGGCGTCTTCGGCCGCGTATTCGGTGGCGCGCGCGATCTCGACCTGGTCGAAGCCGATCTGGCTGGCGCCCTTGCCGCACACTTCCTCGAAAGCGATGGTCTTGTGGTTCAGGTGGCGCATGGCCAGGCTGTCCATATCGTGCGTGCGGTGCGATTCGAAAACGTAGGATTGCAGCAGGGTGTCATGCACGATGCCACGCAGCTGCACGCCGTGGTTGGCGAAGATGTGCGCGTCGTATTTCAGGTTCTGGCCCAGCTTGGCCTTGGTGCTGTCTTCCAGCCATGGCTTCAGCTTGGACAGCACCAGCTCGCGCGACAGCTGCTCCGGCACGCCGGCATAGGCATGCGCCATCGGGATATAGCAGGCGTGGCCCGGCTCGATGCACAGGGAAATGCCCACCATCTGCGCCGTCATCGGCTCCAGCGAGGTGGTTTCGGTATCGACAGCGGTCAGTTCCGCCTGGCCGATACGCGCAATCCATTCGTCGAGCTGGGCTTCGGTCAGCACGGTTTCATAATTGATGCTGGCCGGCGCCACGGCGGCAGCGAACATATCGCCTGTCGTGCCTTCGGGCGCGGCGGCGGCCGGCGAGGCGACGGCGCCTGGCGCGGCCGGCGTCATGGCGCCCAGTTCGCGCAGCAGGGTCTTGAAGCCGTATTTGCTGAAGAAGGCCAGCAGCAGTTCGCGGTCCTCGCTCTTGGCGATCAGCGATTCCGAGATCGACATCATATGCTGGCTCAGATCGCAGTCGGTCTTCACCGTGATCAGCTCACGGCCGCGCGGCAGCCATTCCAGCGCCTCGCGCAGATTGCCGCCGACCGCGCCGCCGATCTGGTCGGCGTTCGTCATCACGCCATCCAGGCTGTCGTACAGGCCAAGCCACTTGAGCGCCGTTTTCGGGCCGCACTTGTTCACGCCGGGCACGTTGTCGACGGTGTCGCCGATCAGGGTCAGGTAGTCGATGATGCGGTTGGGCGGCACGCCGAACTTGGCCAGCACGCCCGCTTCGTCCAGCTTCTCGTTGGTCATGGTGTTGATCAGCATGACCTTGGGCGTAACCAGCTGGGCCAGATCCTTGTCGCCGGTGGAGATGATGACGTCCATGCCGGCCTTTTCCGCCTCCACCGACAGCGTGCCGATCACGTCGTCGGCCTCCACGCCTTCCACCATCAGGATCGGCCAGCCCATGGCGCGCACCGCCTCGTGGATCGGTTCGATCTGCAAAGCCAGGTCGGACGGCATCGAGGCGCGTGTCGCCTTGTACTCGGGGTACAGATCGTCGCGGAAGGTCTTGCCCTTGGCGTCGAAGACGCAAGCGATATAGGCGGCAGGGAAGTCGGCGCGCAGGCGGCGCAGCATATTGACCATGCCGTGCATGGCGCCGGTCGGATAGCCGTCGGCGCTGCGCAGGTCGGGCAGCGCGTGAAAAGCGCGGTAAAGATAGCTGGAACCGTCAACCAGCAACAGGGTCTTTTGCATAAATGGCTATGAAGTTGGGCAGGCCGCGCGAGCGCGCGTCCGGCACGGAATGCGGTGAGTGCTGCATTATCGCAGAGTTTTGCCCCGGACCTGAACGCCGGGGCAATCTTCGCCAAAAGACAACAATGCCGTATTGGCATGGACAGCCGGCCCACACCCGGCCGCGTTTTTGCGCTTTTAAAACAGCTAAGCGTGTCTGTTTGTTACAATGGCCTCTATATAAGAATCCATGCGTTTCCCTTGAGGACTTGTCATCATGCGTACTTCGAATATCTGCTCCCTCCTGTTCATTGCCCTGCTGGGCCATGCCGCCATTGCTTCCGCCCAGACGACGCCGAGCCAGGCGCCGCCCAAGCTGGAAAAAATCGAGGAGGTGGATAATCCGGTCACGGTGACGGCCAACCCGGGCAACGAAAAGAAAATCACGGAAAAACGTGAAGGCGGCCGCGTGACCGAAGCCAAGGTCAAAAGCGGCAAGAGCAGCTATACCCTGAAACCGAATACCCCGGTGGGCACGGCTCTGCCAGGCGATCTTGCGGGACGCGAATCACGCGGCGCGCAATGGACCGTCATGGAGTTCGATGTGGCCAAGAAGAAGAAACAACGCAGCGAGGACCGCGCCAACGCCCCCGATGAGGCACCGGCGCCGCCTCCGCCGCCTCCGGCCACCCGCTGAGCAGGGCCCGGCCACGCCGGGCTTTGCCTAACCCTTGCATACTAATCTGGTTTCCCATGGCAGTTTTTACCCCGGTCAGTCTGGATGATGTCGACCAGTGGATCACGCAATTCCCCCTCGGCCAAGCAACTGCGCTGAAAGGCATTGCCTCCGGCATCGAAAATAGCAACTTCTTCCTGAGTACCGAAGCGGGCGAATATGTGCTCACCATCTTCGAGAACCTGAGTTTCGAACAACTGCCCTTTTACCTGCAACTGATGCGCCACCTGGCGCAGCACGGCGTGCTGGTGCCCGCCCCGGTTGCCAACGACCAGGGTGAATTGTGCGTGGCCCTGCACGGCAAACCCACCAGCATCGTCAGCAAGCTGGAAGGCCACTCCCAACTGGCCCCGCAGCCGCTGCACTGCGCCGCCGTCGGCGCCATGCTGGCCAAAATGCATCTGGCCGGACGCGACTTCCCGCTGCAGCAGCCGAATCTGCGCGGCCTGTCCTGGTGGCGCGAGACCGCGCCGCAGCTGCTGCCCGTGATCAGCACGGCCGAAGCCAGCCTGCTGCGCGACGAAATGCAGTTCCAGGAAGCGTTTGCCGCCAGCGCCACCTATGCGCAGCTGCAAGCCGGTCCGGTGCATGCTGACCTGTTCCGCAACAACGTGATGTTCGACGGCGAACGCCTGACCGGCTTCTTCGATTTTTATTTTGCAGGCTGCGACACCTGGCTGTTCGACGTCGCCGTCACCGTCAACGACTGGTGCATCGACCTTGATAGCGGCGTGCTCGATGCCGCGCGCGTGCGCGCCATGCTGGACGCCTATCACGCCGTACGTCCATTCACGGCCGACGAGCAAGCCGCCTGGCAACCCCTGCTGCGCGCCGCCGCGCTGCGTTTCTGGTTGTCGCGCCTGTATGATCTACACCAGCCGCGCGAGGCGGAAATCCTGACCCCGCACGATCCGACCCATTTTGAACGCATTCTGCGCGAGCGGATTGCCACTCCCGCACCCCAACTTTATTAAAGATGACTAAACTGCCCGCACTCACCGGATGGCATTGGGTTAAAGACGGCTTCGCGCTGTTCCGCCAGCAACCCGGCGGCATGTTCATACCTTTCCTCGGCTATCTGCTGTGCCAGGTGGCCGTGCTGATCCTGCCCCAGCCTCTGGGACTGCTGGTGGCCCTGCTGCTGCCGGCCGTGTCGATCGGCTTCATGCAAGCCTGTGCCGACATCGAACAGGGCAAGCGCGTGCTGCCGGCCGTGATCCAGAGCGGCTTCCGCAAGCCAGCCTTCCCCAAGCTGGTGGTGCTGGGCGTGCTGCACCTGGTGGCCATCCTGATCGCCGTCATCGTCGTCTTCGCCACCAACGGCGAACTGGTGGACCAGCTGCGCAATGCCGATCCGGCCGCGCCGCAGATCCAGATGAGCAACGGCATGGCCGCCTCCATCCTGCTCGGCTTCGTGGTGTATATCCCGGCCGCCATGGGCCTGTTCTTCAGCGGCCCGCTGATTTACTGGAAGCAGATGTCGGTCGGGAAGGCCGTCTTCTTCAGCTTCTTCGCCGTGCTGCGCGCCTGGCGTCCCTGCATCGTCTTCCTGCTCAGCTGGGCCGGCATCGCCATGGTGGTCAGCCTGGTGCGCATCGCCCTGCTCGGCATGGGCACCCTCGGCGCCCTGCTGATGCAGATTCCCGTGATGATCGTGGCCCTGGTGCTGCAGTGTTCGCTCTACGTCAGCTACCGCCAGATCTTCGGCAGTCCGGCTGCGCCAGCGGAAGAAACGAGGCTCCCGGTATAATCACGGGATGCAAAATCTCCTCCACAACCTCAATCCCGAACAACTTGCCGCCGTCACCCTGCCGCCCCAGAACGCCCTGATTCTGGCGGGCGCGGGGTCCGGCAAAACGCGCGTGCTGACCACCCGCATCGCGTGGCTGATCCAGACCGGCCAGGTCTCGCCGGCTGGCGTGCTGGCCGTCACCTTTACCAATAAGGCGGCCAAGGAAATGCTGGCCCGCCTGTCGGCCATGTTGCCCATCAATACACGCGGCATGTGGGTCGGCACCTTCCATGGCCTGTGTAACCGCCTGCTGCGCACGCACTACCGCGACGCCGCCCTGCCCCAGACTTTCCAGATTCTCGATTCCCAGGACCAGCTCTCGGTCATCAAGCGCCTGCTGAAAGCCAACAATGTCGACGATGAAAAGTACCCGGCCAAAAACCTGATGTACTTCATCAACAACAACAAGGACCAGGGGCTGCGCGCCAAGGACGTCGATGCCTACGACGCCACCGAGCGCAAGATGGTCGAGCTGTACGATCTGTACGACGAGCAGTGCCAGCGCGAGGGCGTGGTCGATTTTGCCGAACTGCTGCTGCGCACCTACGAGCTGCTGAGCCGCAACCAGCCGCTGCGCGAACACTACCAGCTGCGCTTCCGCCACATCCT
Encoded here:
- a CDS encoding DMT family transporter → MQSLWMLFASFMFAAMGVCVKLASETFSTSEIVMYRGLIGTTVLFCMMRAQGASFRTTMPLAHLWRGVVGVVSLWLWFYAIARLPLATAMTLNYMAPIWIAVWLFLHGWWHAKNHIEWPLIGAVFMSFIGVTLLLQPAFHSNQLFEAMLALSSSVLSAMAYMQVRKLGLAGEPESRVVFFFSITNFVAGLVGHFVESGSSPVVWHSPANAKGALLLLGIGLCATAAQVAMTRAYRLGNTLVVANLQYSGIVFSSFWGILVFSDVFNWHSWAGIGIILLSGMAATFYNTRNTERGKAIAKTDPIASEV
- a CDS encoding sulfurtransferase, whose translation is MHTTLIDASTLSQHLTDPHWVILDCRHDLMNPAWGREVFAAGHIQNAQFAGIDDDLSGAKQGADGQFRGRHPLPERARLIETLRAWGINDDTQVVAYDAHGGMYAARLWWLLRWVGHPAVAVLDGGLASWQAQGLALVTPAASRAPGHIAERPTLTRTVSVDEVLANLENRQQTVVDARANDRFRGENETIDPVGGHIPGARNRFFKDNLQADGRFKNAEQLKQDFAPLFASPETAIMQCGSGVTACHNLLALEVAGLRGAALYPGSWSEWCAAPTRPVATGA
- a CDS encoding cellulase family glycosylhydrolase, with translation MRLSKSVLAAMLSLVFLNASAEPLVVENGLFMHKGKPFYGVGVNYFDGFTRYAKNEKDESWKKGLQIIKKHEIPFIRISTIGFWPETIQSDYLKDEATKREFHRRLNIFMTEADNLGIGVILDVFWNWTALLEITGEHASAIGRDSQTRDLMKKIIDEMVDQHKDHPALWGWEFTNEGSSFMDLTLQRGYQNYPCLPTREGRATPWTPADNFTHQDMISAIEFFAKEISDRDKRTPIFSGNNVPNPNAFSLRYLPKSEGNRKDTEAEFGWILRKNEPDSGNTLSMHLYPEQEGTYFGRKDSGLEDILEAAMARSHKDKRPFYLGEFGAKRKQVSYDADKKIDQFLSAIYNQRIQLSSFWVYDFAHQKDTYSVMAGEGRIPTLEKLQKYNELMRNRAEAVHIEEPPGPAESWPSLAPDSANWTPVLACPLKTAAGAATQN
- a CDS encoding ABC-F family ATP-binding cassette domain-containing protein, whose amino-acid sequence is MTTLISTNALQLDANHGLLFQDLSFTLSQGDRIGLVGHNGCGKSTLLGLLAGTREASAGLIHMARACRLQHVEQHLPPEMAELSLYQALQAALADAPEQQWRIDSLLEELGISGATAQLPVKSLSGGQHTRLLLARALLHEPNVLLLDEPSNHLDLPSLLWLEQFLSRWRGAFILVSHDQRLLDNATRKTWVLRDRRLYSFDLACGPALSALAEQDAANAARRSAEQKEIDRIEASSHRLAIWGRTYDNEDLSRKAKTMQRRVERLKEEQTFVSAGAPWTLSLRGKAMAADQLLALEGLPVRPAPAAPVLYEVEHLVIRPGERVALLGANGSGKSSLLRQCWAALNSQTELAGMRSHPAANIGYYDQNLQQLAGNASLSDALYPFAAQAEEVAARSDAARRQSLIAAGFPYSRHGQKVDTLSGGERARLLFLGLSLACYHLLLLDEPTNHLDMEGKQQLAAALQGFAGGCLLVSHDRDLIEQACNRYWVVHEGRLEQWQDAESAYRCLADGAGWESPTAGTQSMQLAAASEPAVGDEESQLARFCELEQLLADDLARKPQHQKVARQRIWREELETLSRQLGMEN
- a CDS encoding ZIP family metal transporter, giving the protein MFSFTLLSKVVERMVSLSVGIMLSTSLLHALPEAFESGADTHTLFATLLGGLLAFFMLEKLAILRHSHHHEHDGHHHAHGHDKREAGKAGWMILVGDGMHNFTDGILIAAAFLADPGLGIVTGLAIIAHEIPQEIGDFIVLLNAGFSRARAYVYNLLCSLLAVAGGLLGYYTLDRASNLIPYVLVFASSGFIYIAVSDLMPQMQRRATLRETIPQVLLIALGVCIVLFLTAHRH